In Microvenator marinus, one genomic interval encodes:
- a CDS encoding polysaccharide biosynthesis C-terminal domain-containing protein: protein MIRETLLYGLARGGPAILNIAAISLYTRWLEPDEYGVYALVLSGAAFFNVVLFYWLRAGLARFYHATEEESDLFSTLGRAFVGMMGISVGAALTIYAVDASLPLATIGLGLTMVWAFAGFELALEVARSRLNPAAYGWLNLGKSGLAIGLSLSLIYFTDLGGLAPIVGTTIGMMSIVALGMFTERSRLTLKTWKPELARDIFTYAAPLAGIAALGFVLSSADRFMLAHFFTTGHAGRYSAGYDLAYFAINAIFTIVNLSAYPRVVKALDTKGEAAARVELVRNLEFLLLLGVPATAGLMVCSPNLAGTILGAEFAKDAAHFMPLVALGAFFAGIKSTYTDLSFHLGKKTWVQLFITANTAAINLVLNLLLLPAYGIMGAAFATLVSLLLALLQSAWFGRKVFRLPLTFKTPAKVLVATACMSAAIWPLRTFEGPVWLGLQIGAGVLIYGLFILAQRVPLKELGAKT, encoded by the coding sequence ATGATTCGCGAAACACTCCTCTACGGACTGGCGCGGGGTGGCCCCGCAATCCTGAACATTGCGGCGATTTCCCTCTACACCCGATGGCTTGAACCAGACGAATACGGAGTCTATGCGCTGGTCCTCTCCGGTGCGGCATTCTTCAACGTGGTCCTTTTCTACTGGCTGCGCGCAGGTTTGGCGCGCTTTTATCACGCGACCGAAGAGGAGTCCGACCTATTCTCAACACTTGGCCGCGCGTTCGTAGGCATGATGGGCATCAGCGTCGGTGCTGCACTCACAATCTACGCGGTTGACGCATCGCTTCCTCTGGCGACCATTGGACTCGGTCTGACCATGGTCTGGGCATTCGCGGGATTCGAACTCGCACTCGAAGTGGCGAGAAGCCGGCTTAACCCGGCAGCATATGGTTGGCTCAACCTAGGGAAGAGTGGACTCGCCATAGGCCTAAGCCTTTCACTGATTTACTTCACAGATCTCGGTGGTCTCGCCCCGATCGTAGGGACAACCATCGGCATGATGAGCATCGTCGCACTCGGGATGTTCACTGAACGCTCACGACTCACACTAAAGACTTGGAAGCCTGAGCTCGCAAGGGATATCTTCACATATGCCGCACCACTGGCCGGAATCGCAGCGCTCGGTTTTGTGCTCTCTAGCGCTGATAGATTCATGCTCGCGCATTTTTTCACTACCGGTCACGCTGGTCGCTACTCCGCCGGCTACGACCTCGCCTACTTCGCAATCAACGCCATCTTTACCATTGTCAATCTTTCCGCGTACCCACGAGTGGTCAAAGCGCTGGACACCAAAGGCGAAGCGGCAGCTCGCGTTGAACTCGTGAGGAACTTGGAGTTTCTACTCCTGCTCGGGGTCCCCGCCACAGCCGGTCTAATGGTGTGTTCGCCAAATCTGGCGGGCACTATCCTCGGTGCAGAATTCGCCAAAGACGCCGCGCACTTCATGCCTCTGGTAGCGCTGGGAGCATTTTTTGCTGGCATCAAGTCTACCTACACAGACCTGAGCTTTCACCTCGGAAAGAAAACCTGGGTTCAGCTTTTTATCACCGCGAACACTGCAGCCATAAACCTAGTTCTGAATCTGCTCCTTCTACCCGCCTACGGAATCATGGGAGCGGCGTTCGCCACGTTGGTTAGCCTCTTGCTCGCCTTGCTCCAAAGCGCATGGTTCGGCCGAAAAGTCTTCAGACTGCCCCTCACTTTCAAAACACCAGCAAAAGTCTTGGTGGCCACGGCGTGCATGAGCGCCGCTATTTGGCCTCTTCGCACGTTTGAAGGTCCGGTTTGGCTAGGGCTCCAGATTGGTGCGGG
- a CDS encoding class I SAM-dependent methyltransferase — translation MRTYIAPYNQTEYTLHQCNQCNLQFWTPLRIIPEFYEASEHSSYEQRHEGGSSILERHLTFLGRARAQRWRGRLLDLGCADGSFIEAAKDAGFEVWGIDFDRLSIEAALRRGLENVYALTVEEFGEKFPDLKFDVITAFEVLEHQDQPNSFIRSAQALLKPGGVLAGSVPNRDRPLAERTRELSAGDFPPHHFLWFSKPVLQNYLYSRGFAYVQVLPIHLRLSESAAYFEHNLIRGKTKSIKGRIAAPTESTKTNTPAQLIRPILRFGRTTALAPLSLAARLAQRGVGLYFEAQLASSAQK, via the coding sequence TTGAGGACCTACATTGCACCTTACAACCAGACCGAATACACCCTGCACCAATGCAACCAGTGCAACCTCCAGTTCTGGACTCCTCTGCGGATCATTCCGGAGTTCTATGAGGCATCGGAGCACTCATCCTATGAGCAAAGGCACGAAGGCGGCAGCTCAATTCTGGAAAGGCACCTTACATTCCTAGGACGCGCACGAGCGCAAAGGTGGAGAGGTCGTCTACTCGACCTCGGGTGTGCCGATGGCTCATTCATCGAAGCCGCAAAAGATGCGGGATTTGAGGTCTGGGGAATCGACTTTGACCGCTTGAGTATTGAGGCAGCGCTGCGGCGAGGACTTGAGAACGTCTACGCACTAACCGTAGAAGAGTTCGGCGAAAAATTCCCTGACTTGAAATTCGACGTCATCACCGCCTTTGAGGTCCTTGAACATCAGGATCAACCAAACAGCTTTATCCGGTCAGCTCAAGCACTCCTTAAGCCTGGCGGAGTTCTGGCAGGTAGCGTGCCAAACAGGGATCGCCCGCTGGCAGAGCGAACGCGTGAGCTTAGCGCCGGCGACTTCCCGCCTCACCATTTTCTATGGTTCTCCAAACCTGTTCTGCAAAACTACCTCTACTCGAGGGGATTCGCATACGTTCAGGTACTCCCAATTCACTTGAGACTAAGTGAGAGCGCAGCCTACTTCGAACACAACCTGATTCGCGGGAAAACCAAATCAATTAAGGGGCGGATCGCCGCGCCAACCGAGTCAACAAAGACCAATACTCCAGCTCAGCTGATCAGACCTATACTCAGGTTCGGCCGGACCACAGCCCTGGCCCCTTTGAGTTTAGCCGCGCGCCTTGCTCAACGAGGAGTCGGCCTCTATTTTGAGGCACAACTCGCATCAAGTGCCCAAAAATGA
- a CDS encoding DUF7594 domain-containing protein: MKAIVLGALLLLVAGCNLSDDSQVLPQGGNNEDCDRCGVCDDDASNDCEMDCAGNYGGDAVEDACGVCDADPTNDCVVDCAGEAGGDAVEDACGVCDADPNNDCEADCAGDPGGDAVEDACGVCDADPTNDCVVDCAGEPGGDAAEDMCGVCDADPTNDCVADCTGEFGGEAETDACGRCVGGDTGRTACPVATFVAVEDAFVRELAPDANHGGEPVFVTDRENATSFLKFDLSALPTDIVIRSLSIRLTATGAESFGGNGDVNVYFSSEDGWSQSQVTFGSAPSFSDFIVASMNVANFVEGQDMEIEIVDDPELMERFQSEVWGNKIVTLRLASPGYRTAFHSTEANGTSLHPRIQVAYQELASFEVPPVADAYVRDGAPDQNFGSEIEMRVDPRAGAAAFLKFDLSTVPNITIQRASLQVISHTGFAYGGNGNVFTYLVEDDSWEESELTFNNSPTWVNDELGFWFIWHDGSFVDKPGINASEKLLAPVLDAYEGDKLISFRLASPGYRTLYRTREFTNPDQRPKLVLYYLPD; encoded by the coding sequence ATGAAGGCGATTGTGTTGGGAGCTTTGTTGCTCTTGGTGGCGGGTTGTAACCTTAGCGACGATTCCCAGGTTTTGCCGCAGGGTGGGAATAATGAGGATTGTGATCGTTGTGGCGTGTGTGATGACGATGCGTCGAACGATTGTGAGATGGACTGCGCGGGTAATTACGGCGGGGATGCCGTTGAGGACGCGTGTGGTGTTTGTGATGCTGACCCCACCAATGATTGTGTGGTGGATTGTGCTGGCGAGGCTGGTGGTGACGCGGTTGAGGATGCCTGTGGTGTTTGCGATGCGGATCCAAACAATGATTGCGAGGCGGATTGTGCGGGCGACCCAGGTGGTGACGCGGTTGAGGATGCCTGTGGCGTCTGTGATGCGGACCCCACCAACGATTGTGTGGTGGATTGTGCGGGCGAGCCTGGCGGTGATGCCGCTGAGGATATGTGCGGCGTGTGTGACGCGGACCCTACCAACGACTGTGTGGCGGATTGCACGGGCGAGTTTGGGGGCGAGGCTGAGACTGACGCGTGTGGGCGTTGCGTAGGTGGTGATACCGGCCGGACGGCTTGTCCGGTGGCCACGTTTGTGGCCGTGGAAGACGCGTTTGTGCGTGAGCTTGCACCCGACGCCAACCACGGCGGCGAGCCAGTTTTTGTGACGGACCGCGAGAACGCGACCTCATTTTTGAAGTTCGACCTGAGCGCGTTGCCTACGGATATCGTGATTCGCTCGTTGAGCATTCGCCTGACAGCTACCGGGGCTGAGAGTTTTGGCGGCAATGGTGACGTGAACGTCTATTTCTCATCCGAGGATGGGTGGAGTCAGTCGCAGGTGACCTTCGGTAGTGCGCCTTCGTTCTCGGACTTCATCGTGGCGAGCATGAACGTCGCAAACTTTGTGGAAGGCCAAGATATGGAGATTGAGATTGTGGATGACCCTGAGCTCATGGAGCGCTTCCAGAGTGAAGTATGGGGCAATAAGATCGTGACGCTCCGCCTTGCCTCGCCAGGTTACAGAACCGCGTTCCACTCCACTGAGGCCAACGGTACGTCATTGCACCCACGGATCCAGGTTGCGTATCAGGAACTCGCGAGCTTCGAGGTGCCGCCAGTGGCGGACGCATATGTTCGCGATGGTGCGCCGGACCAGAACTTCGGCAGTGAGATTGAAATGCGAGTGGATCCACGTGCGGGTGCCGCAGCGTTCTTGAAGTTTGACCTGAGCACGGTTCCGAACATCACCATTCAGCGCGCGTCGTTGCAGGTAATCTCGCACACTGGCTTTGCGTACGGTGGAAACGGCAACGTGTTTACTTACCTTGTCGAAGACGATTCGTGGGAGGAAAGTGAGCTGACCTTCAACAATTCGCCTACCTGGGTCAATGACGAGTTAGGTTTCTGGTTCATCTGGCACGATGGCTCGTTCGTGGACAAACCAGGGATTAATGCCTCCGAGAAGCTCTTGGCCCCCGTTCTCGATGCGTATGAGGGGGATAAGCTAATCTCGTTCCGTCTGGCCTCGCCAGGCTACCGAACGCTCTACCGCACGCGTGAGTTCACGAATCCTGATCAGCGTCCGAAGCTCGTGCTCTACTACCTCCCAGACTGA
- a CDS encoding tetratricopeptide repeat protein has product MHKILILAALLTIGCDKKEPAPEPPTKTQTTAEPAPEPAAEAPKLTTWEGTDADSMLKALQASIAHNAKKAQEEGAGWLELEREAKAHMALARLIGSYDPYKDAEAALKTALDRAKKGSGPILTQADLHFTLHQFAKVEPLLAQVEARAIVPDGDRAAVIALRADILVSRGEYDKARALYDEALKLEDSSGNRVRIGHLERYRGNMEEAEKWFTQAQEAAVKDTKFQRAWTQLQAGIFELEREHYDKALELFELANATFSGWYLILEHIAEIHAIKENYEKAESMYREILNHVPSPEFMDALAGVLDATERPDEAKEWRAKATAAYREQLEKFPEAAYGHALEHFIETDPKFAVELAEKNLAVRPGPEAEEALKEAKAAAEKATN; this is encoded by the coding sequence ATGCACAAGATACTGATACTCGCCGCCCTTTTGACTATCGGTTGCGACAAAAAAGAGCCGGCACCTGAGCCACCAACTAAGACTCAGACCACGGCTGAGCCAGCCCCTGAGCCGGCGGCCGAGGCCCCAAAACTCACCACATGGGAAGGCACGGATGCCGACTCCATGCTCAAGGCACTCCAGGCGTCCATCGCGCATAACGCCAAAAAGGCGCAGGAAGAAGGTGCCGGCTGGCTCGAGCTTGAGCGCGAAGCTAAGGCACATATGGCGCTCGCCCGGCTCATCGGGTCATATGACCCCTACAAAGACGCTGAGGCGGCTCTCAAGACCGCCCTCGACCGTGCCAAGAAGGGTAGTGGCCCTATCCTGACCCAGGCAGACCTTCACTTCACGCTTCACCAGTTCGCCAAAGTGGAACCCCTGCTCGCTCAGGTTGAAGCCCGCGCGATTGTCCCAGATGGCGACCGGGCCGCCGTCATTGCGCTGCGCGCGGATATCCTGGTGAGCCGCGGCGAGTATGACAAGGCGAGGGCACTCTACGACGAAGCCTTGAAGCTTGAGGACTCATCTGGAAACCGCGTGAGAATCGGCCACCTCGAGCGCTATCGCGGCAATATGGAAGAGGCAGAAAAATGGTTCACGCAAGCCCAAGAGGCAGCCGTCAAGGACACTAAGTTCCAACGCGCGTGGACCCAGCTTCAGGCCGGCATCTTCGAGCTCGAGCGCGAGCACTACGACAAGGCGCTCGAACTCTTTGAGCTAGCCAACGCCACCTTCTCAGGCTGGTACCTCATCCTTGAGCATATCGCCGAGATCCACGCGATTAAGGAGAACTACGAGAAGGCCGAATCCATGTACCGCGAGATCCTCAACCACGTCCCGAGCCCCGAGTTCATGGACGCGCTCGCCGGCGTGTTAGACGCCACCGAGCGCCCCGACGAGGCCAAGGAATGGCGCGCGAAGGCCACCGCCGCCTACCGTGAACAGCTCGAGAAATTCCCCGAGGCCGCTTACGGACACGCCCTCGAGCATTTCATCGAGACCGACCCCAAGTTTGCTGTGGAGCTCGCCGAGAAGAACCTCGCCGTGCGCCCGGGCCCTGAGGCTGAAGAAGCACTCAAAGAAGCCAAAGCTGCCGCGGAAAAGGCGACAAACTAG
- a CDS encoding DUF4331 family protein — protein sequence MKIKATILALSVGLLSVACGDDEPTNPPPINPNNTTGPNNNNSNNQSNNNSNNQTNTNNQTNTNGQTNSNNNNEDPDPTCQNYCDTVMANCTGDNAQYGSAAECLDYCENVGSWDAGERGAMDGNSIACRVYHGNAPAADDPATHCVHAGPTGGNMCGTWCDNYCQLALDHCTGDNELYGSDAECQTACAEFDDSGNAGDTQYDTVQCRIYHGGAPAATSPETHCPHAGEEPTDFCLDSPETFRFKTNAPSEYTRVDRMGMPAISTAVISSAQKNAYNDANPADDANGNFVADITANVTALHVALDDDLAQNDLTPCIAADCVGQAAPLVVPDTLKIDTTGNARFPNGRRLTDPVIDVTLAVVLLDLDVHAMTTLVGVLNPTENDLGVEGAFLSAFPYLHPPHEL from the coding sequence ATGAAAATCAAAGCAACAATTCTTGCGCTTTCGGTGGGTCTCCTCAGCGTGGCATGTGGCGACGACGAGCCCACAAACCCACCGCCGATCAACCCAAACAACACGACTGGACCGAACAACAACAATTCGAATAACCAGTCGAATAATAACTCAAACAACCAGACCAACACGAATAATCAGACCAACACCAACGGTCAGACCAATTCGAACAATAACAACGAAGACCCAGATCCAACCTGCCAGAACTACTGTGACACCGTCATGGCGAACTGCACGGGTGACAACGCTCAGTACGGCTCGGCCGCTGAGTGTCTGGACTACTGCGAAAACGTGGGTTCTTGGGATGCCGGCGAGCGCGGCGCGATGGACGGAAACTCCATCGCATGCCGTGTTTACCACGGTAACGCACCAGCCGCTGACGACCCAGCCACACACTGTGTGCACGCGGGCCCAACCGGCGGTAATATGTGCGGAACCTGGTGTGATAACTACTGCCAGCTCGCACTCGACCACTGCACCGGCGACAATGAGCTCTACGGCTCGGACGCTGAGTGCCAGACCGCATGCGCTGAGTTTGACGACTCGGGCAATGCCGGAGACACCCAGTACGATACGGTCCAGTGCCGCATCTACCACGGTGGCGCACCAGCTGCGACTTCACCAGAAACCCACTGCCCACACGCAGGTGAAGAACCAACCGACTTCTGCCTGGACAGCCCGGAAACCTTCCGTTTCAAGACCAACGCACCGTCTGAGTACACACGCGTTGACCGCATGGGAATGCCAGCCATCTCAACGGCCGTTATCTCCAGCGCTCAGAAGAACGCCTACAATGACGCGAACCCAGCTGACGACGCCAACGGCAACTTCGTAGCCGATATCACAGCCAACGTCACCGCACTGCACGTGGCGCTCGACGACGACCTGGCCCAAAATGACCTCACCCCCTGCATCGCCGCAGATTGTGTGGGTCAAGCAGCACCTCTCGTGGTGCCAGACACCCTCAAAATCGACACTACCGGCAACGCTCGCTTCCCGAACGGACGCCGACTCACCGACCCAGTGATCGACGTCACGCTCGCCGTGGTCCTTTTGGACCTCGACGTTCACGCTATGACGACGCTTGTTGGCGTGTTGAACCCAACCGAAAACGACCTCGGCGTTGAAGGCGCGTTCCTGAGTGCATTCCCTTACTTGCACCCACCACACGAACTATAA
- a CDS encoding DUF4331 family protein: MNRWTRVLPVVAIAAAAGLYLTQTQPVDAADHTDPPDRVGTPGNAADIGDIYAWHNTAEGTLTVALTFSGPLAPAADQAGNYDDDVLYAIHIDNTGDNVANHNIYARFGQNDLGDWGVRVEGIPGATAPVEGAVEATIDAGNDVKVWAGLRDDPFFFDLEGFQDTLSTGDLSFDNTRDSFAGANITTIVLEMPLDAARGAETEFQVWATTGTL; encoded by the coding sequence ATGAATCGATGGACACGAGTGTTGCCCGTTGTCGCAATTGCAGCAGCAGCTGGCCTTTATTTGACCCAAACCCAGCCGGTTGACGCCGCTGACCACACTGACCCACCAGACCGCGTTGGAACGCCTGGTAACGCCGCTGATATCGGCGATATCTACGCCTGGCATAACACTGCAGAAGGCACGCTAACCGTGGCCCTGACCTTCTCAGGCCCGCTCGCGCCAGCTGCTGACCAAGCCGGCAACTACGATGACGATGTACTCTACGCCATCCATATCGACAACACCGGCGACAACGTCGCTAACCACAATATCTACGCGCGATTCGGTCAGAACGACCTCGGCGATTGGGGTGTTCGTGTGGAAGGTATCCCGGGCGCAACCGCTCCTGTTGAAGGCGCTGTAGAAGCCACCATCGACGCCGGAAACGACGTCAAAGTCTGGGCCGGCCTCCGTGACGACCCATTCTTCTTCGACCTCGAAGGATTCCAAGACACGCTTAGCACCGGAGATCTCAGCTTCGACAACACACGCGACTCCTTCGCCGGCGCAAACATCACGACCATCGTGTTGGAAATGCCGCTCGACGCAGCGCGAGGCGCAGAAACTGAATTCCAAGTGTGGGCAACCACGGGCACCCTTTAA
- the dinB gene encoding DNA polymerase IV — MLVPFLIFHLDMDAFYASIEMRDRPELKDVPLIVGGDSRRGVVATANYKAREFGIHSAQPIQVAKRKCPDVVIVPPRMSVYAGVSRQIMEVFESFSPTIEPLSLDEAFLDMTHEHGQDPLELAKALQAAVLEATQLTCSIGIGPNKFLAKLCSDLKKPNGITQVPAGLEKEFIAPLPVRKLWGVGAKTEERLLSLGYLTIGDVAAADLSVLRDQLGQNLSQHLHNLAHAIDHRPINPERERKSVGSETTFEKDLRTPREVAKALQPHALDVARVLAKKELKAGGVRVKIRYTQGFVSQTRQRTITPTQDAETLWKEAMLLLDSFEYNSPIRLVGLTGYDLVDANAPEQLRLFKF, encoded by the coding sequence ATGCTAGTTCCCTTCCTAATTTTCCACCTCGATATGGACGCCTTCTACGCATCGATTGAGATGCGGGACCGCCCAGAACTTAAGGACGTCCCCCTGATAGTGGGCGGAGACTCGCGGCGCGGCGTGGTGGCCACAGCGAACTACAAGGCCCGGGAGTTTGGGATTCATTCGGCGCAGCCTATACAGGTGGCCAAACGAAAGTGCCCAGACGTAGTCATCGTGCCGCCTCGAATGAGCGTCTATGCGGGCGTCTCGCGCCAAATCATGGAGGTCTTCGAGTCGTTCAGCCCAACCATAGAGCCACTCAGCTTAGACGAGGCCTTCCTCGACATGACGCACGAGCACGGCCAAGACCCTCTCGAGCTCGCAAAGGCACTGCAGGCCGCCGTCTTGGAAGCCACCCAGCTCACTTGCTCCATAGGCATCGGACCCAATAAATTCCTGGCCAAGCTCTGCTCCGACCTCAAGAAACCAAACGGCATCACCCAAGTCCCAGCCGGTCTCGAGAAAGAGTTCATCGCGCCTCTGCCCGTCCGAAAACTCTGGGGGGTAGGCGCGAAGACTGAGGAACGCCTCCTTAGCCTCGGATACCTCACCATCGGCGACGTGGCGGCGGCGGACCTGAGCGTGCTTCGCGACCAGCTCGGCCAGAACCTGAGCCAACACCTCCACAACCTCGCGCACGCAATTGACCACCGCCCCATCAACCCTGAGCGCGAACGAAAATCCGTGGGCTCCGAGACCACGTTTGAGAAGGACCTCAGAACCCCGCGCGAAGTAGCCAAGGCCCTACAGCCACACGCCTTAGACGTTGCCCGAGTGCTGGCCAAGAAGGAGCTCAAGGCCGGCGGCGTGCGCGTCAAAATCCGATACACACAAGGCTTCGTCTCACAGACGCGGCAGCGCACCATCACGCCTACACAGGACGCCGAAACACTCTGGAAAGAGGCCATGCTCCTCTTGGATAGCTTCGAGTACAATAGCCCGATTCGGCTAGTGGGACTCACGGGCTACGACCTTGTGGACGCCAACGCGCCCGAGCAGCTTCGACTCTTCAAATTCTAG
- the hutU gene encoding urocanate hydratase, whose translation MSREIRAPRGNTLSCKGWQQEAAMRMLMNNLDPEVAENPAELVVYGGNGRAARNWEAFEVIVRELKNLENDETLLVQSGKAVAVFKTHTDAPRVLIANSNLVGKWANWEHFRELERQGLMMYGQMTAGSWIYIGTQGILQGTYETFAACGRTHFDGDLSGKWVLTAGLGGMGGAQPLAASMAGAASLNVDVEEWRIKRRVETRYLDKWTRDLDEALAWIEEATAAGAPTSIGLLGNAAEIHWQILDRGIVPDMVTDQTSAHDPLNGYVPAGISLDEALKLRESDPDTYIRRSKASMRRHVEAMVAFQSRGSVVFDYGNNIRQEAFDEGFEQAFSFPGFVPAYIRPLFCEGSGPFRWAALSGNPEDIYKTDEALKELFPEKTHLLRWLEMARERVAFQGLPARICWLGYGERAKAGLMFNKMVRDGVLSAPIVMGRDHLDCGSVASPNRETEAMKDGSDAVADWPILNAMVNAVNGATWVSFHHGGGVGMGYSLHAGQVIVCDGTAEADRRIERVLTSDPGMGVVRHVDAGYERAVEVAKERGVRVPHLE comes from the coding sequence ATGAGCAGAGAGATACGCGCACCCCGAGGAAATACGCTTAGTTGCAAGGGCTGGCAGCAAGAAGCGGCAATGCGGATGTTGATGAATAATCTAGATCCGGAGGTCGCCGAGAACCCTGCCGAGCTTGTGGTTTACGGCGGAAATGGGCGTGCAGCTCGAAACTGGGAGGCCTTTGAGGTGATCGTGCGCGAGCTCAAGAACCTTGAGAATGACGAGACCCTGCTCGTGCAGTCTGGCAAGGCGGTGGCGGTCTTCAAGACGCATACGGACGCGCCGCGCGTGCTCATCGCGAACTCGAACCTCGTGGGTAAATGGGCCAACTGGGAGCACTTCCGCGAGCTCGAGCGCCAGGGGCTGATGATGTACGGGCAGATGACGGCTGGGTCGTGGATTTATATCGGGACGCAGGGGATTTTGCAGGGGACTTACGAGACTTTTGCGGCCTGTGGACGCACGCATTTTGACGGCGATTTGAGTGGCAAATGGGTACTGACGGCGGGGCTCGGCGGTATGGGCGGCGCACAGCCGCTGGCGGCGTCTATGGCGGGCGCGGCGAGCCTGAACGTGGACGTGGAGGAGTGGCGGATCAAGAGGCGTGTGGAGACTCGCTATCTGGATAAATGGACCCGTGACTTGGACGAGGCGTTGGCGTGGATTGAGGAGGCGACGGCCGCCGGCGCGCCCACGAGCATTGGTCTTCTGGGCAATGCGGCCGAGATTCACTGGCAGATTCTAGACCGCGGCATCGTGCCCGACATGGTCACCGACCAGACGAGTGCGCACGACCCTCTCAACGGCTACGTGCCAGCGGGCATCAGCCTCGACGAGGCGCTCAAGCTCCGCGAATCCGACCCCGACACCTATATCCGGCGCTCCAAAGCGAGCATGCGGCGCCACGTGGAAGCCATGGTGGCGTTTCAGAGCCGCGGCTCGGTGGTCTTTGATTACGGCAATAATATTCGGCAAGAGGCCTTCGACGAGGGTTTTGAGCAGGCGTTCTCGTTCCCTGGCTTTGTTCCGGCGTACATTCGCCCGCTCTTTTGCGAGGGCTCGGGGCCGTTTAGGTGGGCCGCGCTCTCGGGCAACCCTGAGGATATCTACAAGACGGATGAGGCGCTCAAGGAACTCTTCCCCGAGAAGACTCATCTCTTGCGTTGGCTCGAAATGGCGCGTGAACGCGTGGCGTTCCAGGGGCTTCCAGCGCGGATTTGCTGGCTTGGCTACGGCGAGCGCGCAAAGGCCGGGCTGATGTTCAATAAGATGGTGCGCGATGGCGTGCTCTCTGCGCCGATCGTGATGGGGCGTGACCACTTGGACTGCGGGAGCGTCGCGAGCCCGAATCGCGAGACCGAGGCGATGAAAGACGGCTCGGACGCGGTGGCCGACTGGCCGATCCTCAACGCCATGGTCAACGCCGTCAACGGCGCCACCTGGGTGAGCTTCCACCATGGTGGCGGCGTGGGCATGGGTTATTCGCTGCACGCCGGCCAGGTGATCGTGTGCGATGGCACGGCCGAGGCCGACCGGCGCATTGAGCGCGTTCTGACAAGCGACCCGGGCATGGGCGTGGTTCGCCACGTGGATGCCGGCTACGAGCGCGCGGTCGAGGTGGCCAAAGAGCGCGGTGTTCGCGTGCCACACCTCGAGTAG